A segment of the Promicromonospora sukumoe genome:
CCCGCCGACGCGCTGGGCAACGCCGTCACCGCGGCCTGCCTGGACCGCGGCCTGCACATGAACATCGTGCAGCTCCCGGGGATGGGCGGCATCTTCCGGATCGCGCCGCCGCTGACGATCAGCGAGGACGACCTGCACGGCGGCGTGGACATCCTGGAGGCGTCGCTCAAGGAGGTGCTGGACCGGTAGGTGCTGGGCTGGACCGGGCTGGGCTGGACCGGGCTGGACCGGGCTGGGCTGGACCGGGCTGGGCTGGACCGGCAAGGCTGTCGCGGCCTCAGCCCTTCGCGTCCGCGTAGCTCTCGGTCACGGCGACGCTGAGCGGGAAGTCGACCGGGAAGTCGCCGAACAGGAGCCGCCCGGCCTCTTCGGCGGCGGCCCGCACCTCCTGCGCGACGACGTCGGCGAGCGCCGCCGGGGCGTGCACCACGATCTCGTCGTGCAGGAAGAACACCAGGTGCGGCCGGCGGTCGAACGGCGCCGGGGCGAGGCCCGGCACGGCGTCGTCGGCCGTGACCTGGCCCAGTGCCCAGAGCCGACGGCGGATGGACGCGATCCAGCACAGCGCCCACTCCGCCGCGGTGCCCTGGACCACGAAGTTCCGGGTGAACCGCCCCCAGGAGCGGGTCTGGCTGCGGGCGCGGGACTGGGCGTCGGCGCCGGCGTCCTCGTCGAACGCGGAACCTTGCACGGCGGCCCAGGAGTCCCCGGGCCGCGGCGAGCTGCGGCCGAGTCGGGTGGTGACTACCTCGCCCCGTTCCCCCGCCCGCGCCGCGCGTTCGACCAGTTCGATGGCCTGCGGGAACGCGCGCGCGAGCCGCGGCAGCACCTGGGCGCTGACGCCGGTGGTGCCGCCGTACATGGCGCCGAGCATGCCCACCTTCGCGTGCTCGCGAGAGTCGACGGCGCCGGTCGCGACGATGCCCGCGTACATGTCGGTGCTGGCGCCGTCCTTGGTGCGTCCGGCGGCAGCCATGCGCTCGTCCCGGGCCAGTGCGGCGAGCACGCGGGGTTCGAGCTGGGCGGCGTCGGCGACGACGAAGGTCCAGCCGGGGTCGGAGACCACCGCGCGCCGGACGTTGTGCGGGAGCTGGAGGGCGCCGCCGCCCGTGCTGGCCCAGCGTCCGGTGACCACGCCGCCCACGACGTACTCCATGCGGAACCGGCCGTCGGGAGCCCAGGTGTCGAGCCAGTTCCAGCCGTTGGCGGTGTAGAGGCGGTAGAGGCTCTTGTACTCCAGGAGCGGCGCGATCACGGGGTGGTCGAGCTTCTCCAGCTCCCACTTGCGCAGGCTGCGCGCGCCGACACCGGCGTACTCCATGGCGCGCAGCAGATCGGGGTGAGAGTCGGGGTTGAGCGTGGGCGGGGCGTCCAGCGCGGTCCGGATCTGCTGGGCCAGGGCCTCGAGCTTCGCCGGACGTGCGCCCGGCCGCGGACGCGGGCCGAGCGCCTCGGTGAGGATCTCGTCGTGGATGTCGCCGCGCCACGGGAGCCCGGCGTGGTGCATCTCGGCGGCGGCCAGCGCGCCCGCGGACTCGGCGGCGAGCAGGAGGCGGAGCCGGCCCGGGTCGGTGCTGTCCTTGATCGCGCGGAGCTGGGCGGCCAGCTCCGCGACGGGGTCGAGCGGGTCGGCGGGTCCGGCGGTGGTGCCGGCTGATGCGGTGTCGGGGGCATGTCGATCTTGGCCCCGTCCGTCTCGGCCCCGTCCGTCTCGGCCCCGTCCGTCTCGGCCCCGTCCGTCTGGGCCCTGTCCGTCTCCGCCTCGCCCGTCTCTGCCCTGTCCGTCTCCGCTCTGTCCGTCTCTGCCCTGTCCGTCCCGGCCGAATCCGCCTACGCCGTACCCGTCCCGGCCGGGCCCGTCGTCGCCCTGTCCGAATCCGCCCCGCGCCTCGCGTGCCGCGCCGCCTCGGGCCGCCGCATGGGTGCCTCCCGCGCCTGAACCCGCGTGTCCGCGTCGGCCAGCCTCCGGCCGAGCCGGAGGAGCTGTCATCTCGCCGAGGTCGAAGAGCGGCTCGGCACCGGGGTGCCGGTCGGGCCGGACCAGAGCGGCCGCCGTCGGGCCGCCCGGGGGCGGGACGGCGGGCAGCCGGTCCCAGGCCGTGGGCCCGGCCTCGGCGAGCGCCGTGCGCGCCGACAGGGCCGAGGCCCGCAGCACTGCGTGCGCGAGCCGGAGATCGTGCGCGCGGTCGAGCCGGACGCCCTCGGCGAGCAGCCCGGGATACCAGCTGTTGGTGTCGTCCCAGGTCCAGCGGACGTGGGCTGCCTCGTCGACCACCACCTCCTGGGCGAGGGCGGTCGCCTCGACGACCCGCGGTGCGCCCTCGGGCACGCCCGTGTCGGACACCGGCCGCAGGCCGATGCCGGAGCCGTCCTGCGAGACCACCGTGTGCATGGGTCCAGTCTGCCGTGCACCACTGACACTCGGCGGACGACCTCCACCGCCTACCGAGCTCCCCACGGCTCCTCGATGAGTTATCCACAGATCTCAAATCCGCCTAGAAGCACGCACGAATGTTCTATACCGTCGTTCGTGTCGCCGGCAGCAGGCCGGAACGACGGATCGAGGGGGTGGACCGATGGTGCTGGCACAACCGACCGCGACCACCGAAGGCGCACGCTCGCTCGAGGAGATCCTCACGGACCTCCAGACCGTGGCGAGGGAGCTGATCGGTGCAGCAGGCCCGACAGCTCTGGACGAAGCGGCCTTGGGCGGCGGTACCGGGATAGGCGTGCGCCTCACGGCGGCCTCACCGCTTCTGCGCGCCGTCTGCTCGCAGCTGGACATCCTCCGGATGACCTGGCTTCCTCGCATCGAGTCGGACGGGATGTGGGCTCTCGACGGCTCGCGCACGTTCCGGACGTGGCTCGCCCGCCGGGAGAAGGTGACCATGCGCACCGCGAGCCGGGACACGCTCACCGGTGAACGGCTGCTGGAGCACCTTCCGGCCACGCTCGCGGCTGCCCTGAGCGGACGGCTCGGGATGGACCAGGTGCGAGCCATGGTCGACGTCGGCCCGACGTCGGACGACCGGCGCAGGGCACTCGTCAGCCCGGTCGATCCGCCTGGGCCGGCACTGCCCGGCGTCGCGTCGACCGAAGGTCTCGACGTGCCAGGTGTGGACGGCGGCGACGACCCTGCGTCCGACGACGGAGACGCCGCAGGAGATCCTGCGGGAGGGCTGGCCGGAGACCGGGCGTGCGACCTGGCGGGCGACGGTACGGATGACGTTTCAGGCGCTGCGGTTCACGGCCCGACCGGGGAGGAGGTGCTTCTCGACCTGGCCGACCTGCACGGCCCCCTCGTGTTCCGGCGGTTCGTGGACCGGTTCGCCCGCGTCGCCGACCCGGAGTCCGACGAGCGGGGGTACAAGCAGGCCTCCGAGCGTGAGCACCTCGACGTGGCCAAGACCTTCGGGGGCTACCACGTCAGCGGATTCCTGACCGACGAGCACGGCGAGGCGCTGCAGACCGCGATGGACTCGGTGATGGGAGCTCCCACGCCGGGCGACGAGCGCACACCCGGACAGCGTCGTGCCCAGGCGCTTGCCGACCTCGCCCGCACGACGCTCGACAACGGCCTCACGGGAACCGGCGCGGCCGTCCGGCCGCACCTCACCGTGACCGTGTCGTGGACGGAGCTCGCACGCCTGACCGGTCGGTCCCACCCGGCCGGTGAGCACACCGGGCAAGAGCCGGCCGAGCACGAGCACACGGGGCACGAGCACCACAGGGACAAGCGCACCGGCCGCGGGCACGCCGGGGAGGAGCCGCCAGGCCTGACCGACGTCACCGCGGCACCCGCAAGATTCGGCATCTCCGCGTCACTGGTACCGACCGCCACCCTGCGGCGCCTGCTCTGCGACTCCGCAGTGACCCGGGTGGTGTTCGGCCCGGATGGCCAGGTGCTCGACGTCGGACGAGCGCAGCGCACCGTCACCGGGCAGATGCGCCGGGCGGTGATCGCCCGCGACAAGCATTGCGTCTACGTCGACTGCACCCAGCCGCCCGCACGCTGCGAGGTCCATCACGCCGAACGGCACTGGGCCGACGGCGGAGACACCAGCGTGCGGAACGCGGCACTGCTGTGCTGGCACCATCACGACCTCGTCGACAGGACCGGCATGACCATGCGGTGGACCGGGAACCCGGACGGCGCCCGACACTCGGGCTGGACCCTCGTCGACCGGCACGGCCGTGAGCTCGCTCCGGCGGGCACCCCACCCGGTGCGACCTGGCGGCGAACATGACCCGCGCGTGCGACCGACCCGCCAAGCGACCCACGAGGCAGCCGACCGGCGACCAATCGCCCTGCCGACCGAACGTGCAGGTCTACAGAGTGGTTGGTCGCCGGGCGGCACCCTCGCGGTCAGCTCGCGACGTCCGCCACGGCTCGGGCCCGGCCCACGACGAAGGCCGCGTGCAGTACCGCGGGCGGGGTCAGGTCGCCGGCCAGCAACTCTTGAGCCGTGCGCTCCAGCGTCGCCAGGCCGAGGTCCCGGGCCAGGACGCGCGCCTGCTCGACGTCGGACCGCTGCCGGGTGGTCAGCGCCGGCCGGCCCGTGGCCGCGGCGGCCAGCAGGACGTCGCCCAGCAGCAGCGTGACGCGACGCACCGGGGACGGCGGGGCGGCGGGCGGCCGCACGGTCTTGGCCGACGACGCCTGCGCCTTCAGCTTCTTCAGCCGACGTCGCCAGAAGTCCCAGTAGGTGGTCTCGAGCGACCACGGGGGCGTGATCGTGGGGCTGACCAGCCTGATCGCGCTCTTGTCCCGGACGAACAGGCCGACCGGCTCGTCCCGGTCCTCGCGCCGCTCGATCGTCACCGCCACCAGTTTGGACCGCACCGACAGCAGCGTCTGGACCGCCTGCTCGCCCGAGACCGGCAGGCGCAGCAGCCGCGTCTCGCCGTCCGACGTGACGACCGAGAGCGTCAGCTCCTGCCGCACCTCGTCGATGCCGACCTCGCCGACGTCGCGGACCAGCACCAGCCGGACGTTCGCCGGACGCCGTCCGAAGCCGACGACGTCGCGCGGCTGCACTCCGGCGCCGGTGCGCTCGGCGATCACGCGGAGCTCCTCGAGGTCGAACCCGTCGCCCTCCAGTCGCTGGAGCACCGGGGTGCCGCCGGCGCCGAGGCCGCCGTCGGGCTTGGTCCGCACCTTCGTCAGGGCGAACGCGCCCTCGCACAGCGTGCTCAGGGACCTGTTCCACAGGAGCGGACTGGTCCAGCTCCGCTGGAACCTCGGGTCGGTGCCCGACGGGCGGCCCGTCACGAGCTGCCGCACCTGGCCGGAGCCTGGCACGGAGGAGGCGCCCGCCTCGGTCTCGGCGTCCCAACCCAGGTACGCCAGACCGCGCGATCCGCTCTGCGACGTCCACCACCGGGCCCCGAGCGGGACCCAGCGCGGGACGTCGACCTCGTCGTCCGCGCCCTTGCCGGCCTTGCCGGACCCGGCACCACGGCCCGGACCAGAGCTGGCCGACCCTCCGACGACGGCCGGCGCAGATCGGTTGGCAGACCCAGGCTTGGCGGGGTCTGCCAACAGCCCTGCACTGTTGTCCGACCCCGGGCCGTTGGCAGATGCCGCCCTGTCGGCCGCTGCCTGGGTGGAGCCGCCCGGCATCGTCCCGTCGACAGTCGGGTCCGTCGCGCGCTCCAGCACCTCGCACATCGCCCAGACCTCGGCGAGCGTGTCGAGCAGGTCCGACTCCGTGACGGCGTCGTCGCGGCCTGCGAGGCCCGCGACGAGGCCCCCGGTGACCTTGACGAGGCTGTGGAACCGCACGTTGCCGACCTGGTCGGACGCGACCTGGTCGAACCCGGCGACCCGCACCCGGCCTGCCAGCGCGGTCAGCGACTCGGCGTCGTCGGCGCCGAGGTGGGACAGGCCGCCCGACATGAGCCGCCCGACGACGTCGCGCACCTCCGCGAGCACCTCCCGGCGCCGCTTCAGCACCGCCGGGGACGGGGGGCGTGCCGCCGTTGTTCCAGGCTCACCCGGAACACCGGACCCGGCCGCCCCGCCGGCTACCCCACCGCCCGCCCGAGGCACGGACTGCGCCACCACCGGAGCGGAGCCGGACCCCGCAGTGCCGGACGATGCAGCACCAGAAGCCGCCGCACCGGAGGCTCCAGGATCGGACGTCGCAGCGCCCGACGCCGCAGCACCGGCCGGCACGTCGGGTGCGACCCCCGTCGCCCAGAGACAGGCGGTGAGGACGTGCTGGCACACGCCCGCCGTCGGGCAGTCGCACGCCACGGCGGCCGGACCGCGGCCGTCAACACGCACCGTGACGCCGGAGACGTCGAGGACGGCGCCCTTGGCGTCGTGCGACACCTCGGTCACGGTGTCCTTGCGGGCGCGGCGGAGCAGGCCCGCGTTGCCGAGCGCCTTGAGCGCGTCGTCGTCCAGGCCGGCGTAGGGCGCGGCCCAGGCGTAGGTCGTGCGGTCGCTCATGAGAGCACCTCCCCCAGCCACTCGGCGAAACGTTCGGGCGTGAGCGCGGCGACCTCCATGCCGCACTCCGCGAGATGGCGGGCCGTGCCCTGGTCGTAGACGGGTTCGGCCGCCTCGTCCAGGGCCGCGAGCCCGAGCATGGTGACGCCCGACGACGCCATCCGCCGCACGGTCGTCAGCAGGTTGGACACCGATCCGCCCTCGTAGAAGTCGCTGACCAGCGCGACGACCGTCCGCGAGGGGTTGCGGACCTGCTGCTCGGCGTGCCGGACGGCCCGCGCGATGTCGGTGCCGCCGCCGAGCTGCGCGGTCATCAGCACCT
Coding sequences within it:
- a CDS encoding bifunctional 3'-5' exonuclease/DNA polymerase, which gives rise to MHTVVSQDGSGIGLRPVSDTGVPEGAPRVVEATALAQEVVVDEAAHVRWTWDDTNSWYPGLLAEGVRLDRAHDLRLAHAVLRASALSARTALAEAGPTAWDRLPAVPPPGGPTAAALVRPDRHPGAEPLFDLGEMTAPPARPEAGRRGHAGSGAGGTHAAARGGAAREARGGFGQGDDGPGRDGYGVGGFGRDGQGRDGQSGDGQGRDGRGGDGQGPDGRGRDGRGRDGRGRDGRGQDRHAPDTASAGTTAGPADPLDPVAELAAQLRAIKDSTDPGRLRLLLAAESAGALAAAEMHHAGLPWRGDIHDEILTEALGPRPRPGARPAKLEALAQQIRTALDAPPTLNPDSHPDLLRAMEYAGVGARSLRKWELEKLDHPVIAPLLEYKSLYRLYTANGWNWLDTWAPDGRFRMEYVVGGVVTGRWASTGGGALQLPHNVRRAVVSDPGWTFVVADAAQLEPRVLAALARDERMAAAGRTKDGASTDMYAGIVATGAVDSREHAKVGMLGAMYGGTTGVSAQVLPRLARAFPQAIELVERAARAGERGEVVTTRLGRSSPRPGDSWAAVQGSAFDEDAGADAQSRARSQTRSWGRFTRNFVVQGTAAEWALCWIASIRRRLWALGQVTADDAVPGLAPAPFDRRPHLVFFLHDEIVVHAPAALADVVAQEVRAAAEEAGRLLFGDFPVDFPLSVAVTESYADAKG
- a CDS encoding HNH endonuclease signature motif containing protein encodes the protein MTWLPRIESDGMWALDGSRTFRTWLARREKVTMRTASRDTLTGERLLEHLPATLAAALSGRLGMDQVRAMVDVGPTSDDRRRALVSPVDPPGPALPGVASTEGLDVPGVDGGDDPASDDGDAAGDPAGGLAGDRACDLAGDGTDDVSGAAVHGPTGEEVLLDLADLHGPLVFRRFVDRFARVADPESDERGYKQASEREHLDVAKTFGGYHVSGFLTDEHGEALQTAMDSVMGAPTPGDERTPGQRRAQALADLARTTLDNGLTGTGAAVRPHLTVTVSWTELARLTGRSHPAGEHTGQEPAEHEHTGHEHHRDKRTGRGHAGEEPPGLTDVTAAPARFGISASLVPTATLRRLLCDSAVTRVVFGPDGQVLDVGRAQRTVTGQMRRAVIARDKHCVYVDCTQPPARCEVHHAERHWADGGDTSVRNAALLCWHHHDLVDRTGMTMRWTGNPDGARHSGWTLVDRHGRELAPAGTPPGATWRRT